The following are encoded in a window of Streptomyces sp. SAT1 genomic DNA:
- a CDS encoding lysylphosphatidylglycerol synthase transmembrane domain-containing protein: MKQQGVHPDDAEGTSGVSSRPDADSADHASHADHADHKDSAEDPAKGADAAQERPDESADVAHIDELEGDEPLLPARVHRPSDLMRLLVGVLAIAVLLAVAAFAHGTTSGLEQDINKGTGQAPDLLIKIAGLVSSIAILLVPVAFAIERLIKRDGLRIADGVLAAVLAHGVTLATDLWVAKAAPGSIQDALTQPSPGNLHALTDPVHGYLAPVIAYMTAVGMSRRPRWRSVLWIVLLLDAFSMLVTGYTTPFSIILTVLIGWSIAYGTLYAVGSPNVRPTGRTLMAGLQTVGFHPVSAARQEAAETTADSGDRGRRYFVTLEDGPPLDVTVVDREQQAQGFFYRLWRNITLRGFATRSSLQSLRQALEQEALLAYAAIAAGANAPKLIATSELGPDAVMLVYEHTGGRTLDSLPDEEITDELLRLAWQQVRALQSRRIAHRRLSGDAIVVDRSGKVILTDLRGGEIAAGDLLLRMDVAQLVTTLGLRVGAERAVASAVDVLGPDAVADCLPMLQPIALTRSTRATLRRLARERAQRERDAVLEASRQAKQTRLEHAAQSADIGADAGAPAGVVLDKPEAPDRNRPDKKQDKQGKKAERAEARAEKRAIEEAIDGAREDDLLTQIRHQVLRIRPQAPVEPARLERVRPRTLISFIAGAIGAYYLLTQLTHIEFNTLFAHAQWGWLAAAVAFSALSYVAAAMALLGFVPERVPFVRTVAAQVAGSFVKIVAPAAVGGVALNTRFLQRAGVRPGLAVASVGASQLFGLGCHILMLLSFGYLTGTEKTPSLSPSRTVIAGLLTVAVLVLVVTSVPFLRKFVATRVRSLFAGVVPRMLDVLQRPQKLVTGIGGMLLLTACFVMCLDASIRAFGDESTSLSIASVAVVFLAGNALGSAAPTPGGVGAVEATLTVGLIAVGLPKEVAAPAVLMFRLLTLWLPVLPGWLAFNHLTRKGAL; encoded by the coding sequence ATGAAACAGCAGGGTGTGCACCCCGACGACGCGGAGGGCACCTCTGGGGTCTCGTCGCGCCCGGACGCCGACAGCGCCGACCACGCCAGCCACGCCGACCACGCCGATCACAAGGACTCCGCCGAGGACCCCGCGAAGGGGGCGGACGCGGCGCAGGAGCGGCCCGACGAGAGCGCCGACGTGGCCCACATCGACGAACTGGAGGGTGACGAGCCGCTGCTCCCCGCGCGCGTGCACCGTCCTTCGGACCTGATGCGGCTGCTCGTGGGCGTGCTCGCCATCGCGGTCCTGCTCGCCGTCGCCGCGTTCGCGCACGGCACCACCTCCGGCCTCGAACAGGACATCAACAAGGGCACGGGCCAGGCGCCCGACCTGCTCATCAAGATCGCCGGACTGGTGTCCAGCATCGCGATCCTGCTGGTCCCGGTCGCCTTCGCGATCGAACGTCTGATCAAACGCGACGGGCTGCGGATCGCGGACGGCGTCCTCGCGGCGGTCCTGGCACACGGGGTGACGCTCGCCACCGACCTGTGGGTGGCCAAGGCCGCCCCGGGTTCGATCCAGGACGCCCTCACCCAGCCCTCCCCCGGCAATCTGCACGCGCTGACCGACCCGGTCCACGGCTATCTCGCCCCGGTCATCGCGTACATGACGGCGGTCGGCATGTCCCGCAGGCCGCGCTGGCGTTCGGTGCTGTGGATCGTGCTGCTGCTCGACGCCTTCTCCATGCTGGTCACCGGGTACACGACACCGTTCTCGATCATCCTGACGGTGCTGATCGGCTGGTCCATCGCCTACGGCACCCTGTACGCGGTCGGCTCGCCGAACGTCCGCCCCACCGGACGGACCCTGATGGCGGGGCTCCAGACCGTCGGCTTCCACCCGGTGAGCGCGGCCCGCCAGGAGGCGGCGGAGACGACCGCGGACAGCGGCGACCGCGGCCGGCGCTACTTCGTCACCCTGGAGGACGGCCCGCCGCTGGACGTCACGGTCGTCGACCGCGAACAGCAGGCGCAGGGCTTCTTCTACCGGCTGTGGCGCAACATCACCCTGCGCGGATTCGCGACCCGCAGCAGCCTCCAGTCGCTGCGCCAGGCGCTGGAGCAGGAGGCGCTCCTCGCCTACGCGGCCATCGCGGCCGGCGCCAACGCGCCCAAGCTGATCGCGACGTCCGAGCTGGGCCCCGACGCCGTGATGCTCGTCTACGAGCACACCGGCGGCCGCACCCTCGACTCGCTGCCCGACGAGGAGATCACCGACGAGCTGCTGCGCCTCGCCTGGCAGCAGGTGCGGGCCCTGCAGTCCCGCCGCATCGCGCACCGCAGGCTGTCGGGTGACGCGATCGTGGTGGATCGTTCCGGCAAGGTGATCCTGACCGACCTGCGCGGCGGGGAGATCGCCGCGGGCGATCTGCTGCTGCGCATGGACGTCGCCCAGTTGGTGACGACGCTCGGCCTGCGGGTGGGCGCCGAGCGCGCCGTCGCCTCCGCGGTGGACGTCCTGGGGCCGGACGCGGTCGCCGACTGCCTGCCCATGCTCCAGCCCATCGCCCTGACCCGCTCCACCCGCGCCACCCTGCGCCGGCTCGCGCGGGAGCGTGCGCAGCGGGAGCGCGACGCGGTCCTGGAGGCATCCAGGCAGGCCAAGCAGACCCGCCTGGAGCACGCCGCGCAGAGCGCCGACATCGGCGCTGACGCCGGTGCCCCGGCCGGCGTCGTCCTGGACAAGCCGGAGGCACCGGACCGGAACAGGCCGGACAAGAAGCAGGACAAGCAGGGCAAGAAGGCCGAGCGTGCCGAGGCGCGGGCGGAGAAGCGGGCCATCGAGGAGGCCATAGACGGGGCCCGCGAGGACGACCTGCTGACCCAGATCCGCCACCAGGTGCTGCGCATCAGGCCACAGGCCCCGGTGGAGCCGGCCCGGCTGGAGCGCGTACGGCCGCGCACCCTGATCAGCTTCATCGCCGGTGCCATCGGCGCGTACTACCTGCTGACGCAGCTCACGCACATCGAGTTCAACACGCTCTTCGCCCATGCCCAGTGGGGCTGGCTGGCGGCGGCGGTGGCGTTCTCGGCGCTCAGCTATGTGGCGGCGGCGATGGCGCTGCTGGGGTTCGTGCCGGAGCGGGTGCCGTTCGTACGGACGGTGGCCGCCCAGGTCGCCGGGTCGTTCGTGAAGATCGTGGCACCGGCCGCGGTGGGCGGTGTGGCGCTCAACACGCGCTTCTTGCAACGCGCGGGCGTGCGCCCGGGGCTCGCGGTGGCGAGTGTGGGCGCGTCCCAGCTGTTCGGGCTCGGCTGCCACATCCTGATGCTGCTGTCCTTCGGCTATCTGACCGGTACGGAGAAGACGCCGTCGCTGTCGCCGTCCCGGACGGTGATCGCCGGGCTGCTGACGGTCGCGGTGCTCGTACTGGTGGTCACCTCGGTGCCGTTCCTGCGGAAGTTCGTGGCCACGCGCGTGCGGTCGCTCTTCGCGGGGGTCGTGCCGCGCATGCTGGACGTGCTCCAGCGCCCGCAGAAGCTCGTCACCGGCATCGGCGGCATGCTGCTGCTCACCGCCTGCTTCGTGATGTGCCTGGACGCCTCCATCCGGGCGTTCGGCGACGAGTCGACCTCGCTCAGCATCGC
- a CDS encoding MGMT family protein: protein MSEVSFPGGEGSDGPQELPEYAERVLEVAEGIPAGRVMTYGDVAEWLEEGGPRQVGRVMALYGGAVPWWRVVRADGTLLPGHELRALAHYRSEGTPLREAGRAAEGHLPRLDMRRARWDGDSGGRAQGHT, encoded by the coding sequence ATGAGCGAAGTGAGCTTTCCCGGCGGCGAGGGGTCCGACGGCCCGCAGGAACTGCCCGAGTACGCCGAGCGGGTCCTGGAGGTGGCCGAGGGGATCCCGGCGGGCCGGGTCATGACGTACGGGGACGTCGCCGAGTGGCTGGAGGAGGGCGGACCCCGCCAGGTGGGACGCGTCATGGCGCTCTACGGCGGCGCCGTCCCCTGGTGGCGGGTCGTCCGCGCGGACGGCACCCTGCTCCCAGGCCACGAACTGCGCGCGCTCGCCCACTACCGCTCCGAGGGCACACCGCTGCGGGAGGCGGGCCGGGCGGCCGAGGGCCACCTGCCCCGGCTCGACATGAGGCGGGCCCGCTGGGACGGCGACAGCGGCGGACGTGCGCAGGGTCACACCTGA